One genomic region from Streptomyces sp. NBC_00582 encodes:
- the rph gene encoding ribonuclease PH, whose product MSRIDGRTPEQLRPVTIERGWSKHAEGSVLISFGDTKVFCTASVTEGVPRWRKGSGEGWVTAEYSMLPRATNTRGDRESVRGRIGGRTHEISRLIGRSLRAVIDYKALGENTVVLDCDVLQADGGTRTAAITGAYVALADAITWAQGRKLIRAGRQPLTGTVSAVSVGIVGGVPLLDLRYEEDVKAETDMNVVCTGDGRFVEVQGTAEAEPFAREELNSLLDLAVSGCKELTALQRAALDTVLEK is encoded by the coding sequence ATGTCACGCATCGACGGCCGCACCCCCGAACAGCTCCGCCCCGTCACCATCGAACGCGGCTGGAGCAAGCACGCAGAAGGCTCCGTCCTCATCTCCTTCGGCGACACCAAGGTCTTCTGCACCGCCTCCGTCACCGAAGGCGTCCCCCGCTGGCGCAAGGGCAGCGGCGAGGGCTGGGTCACCGCCGAGTACTCCATGCTCCCCCGCGCCACCAACACCCGCGGCGACCGGGAGTCCGTCCGCGGCCGGATCGGCGGCCGCACCCACGAGATCTCCCGCCTCATCGGCCGCTCCCTGCGCGCCGTCATCGACTACAAGGCACTCGGCGAGAACACCGTCGTCCTCGACTGCGACGTCCTCCAGGCCGACGGCGGCACCCGTACCGCGGCCATCACCGGCGCCTACGTCGCCCTCGCCGACGCCATCACCTGGGCCCAGGGCCGGAAGCTGATCCGGGCCGGCCGCCAGCCCCTCACCGGCACGGTCTCCGCCGTCTCCGTCGGCATCGTCGGCGGTGTCCCCCTGCTCGACCTCCGCTACGAGGAGGACGTCAAGGCCGAGACCGACATGAACGTCGTCTGCACCGGCGACGGCCGCTTCGTCGAGGTCCAGGGCACCGCCGAGGCCGAACCCTTCGCCCGCGAGGAACTCAACTCCCTGCTGGACCTCGCCGTCTCCGGCTGCAAGGAACTGACCGCCCTGCAGCGCGCGGCACTTGATACCGTCCTCGAAAAGTAA
- the rdgB gene encoding RdgB/HAM1 family non-canonical purine NTP pyrophosphatase yields the protein MTRLILATRNAGKITELRSILADAGLPHDLVGADAYPEIPDVKETGVTFAENALLKAHALARATGLPAVADDSGLCVDVLGGAPGIFSARWSGTHGDDKANLDLLLAQLSDIADEHRGAHFACAAALALPDGTERVVEGRLRGVLRHTPSGTNGFGYDPILQPDGETRTCAQLSPTEKNAISHRGKAFRGLVPVVRELLG from the coding sequence ATGACCCGCCTGATCCTCGCCACCCGCAACGCCGGAAAGATCACCGAACTGAGGTCGATCCTCGCCGACGCAGGTCTCCCGCACGACCTCGTCGGCGCGGACGCCTACCCGGAGATCCCCGACGTCAAGGAAACCGGTGTGACGTTCGCCGAGAACGCCCTCCTCAAGGCCCACGCCCTCGCCCGAGCCACCGGCCTCCCGGCCGTCGCCGACGACTCCGGCCTCTGCGTGGACGTCCTGGGCGGCGCCCCCGGCATCTTCTCGGCCCGCTGGTCCGGCACCCACGGCGACGACAAGGCCAACCTGGACCTCCTCCTCGCCCAGCTCTCCGACATCGCCGACGAACACCGCGGCGCCCACTTCGCCTGCGCCGCCGCCCTGGCCCTCCCCGACGGCACGGAACGCGTGGTCGAGGGCCGCCTGCGCGGCGTCCTCCGCCACACCCCGTCCGGCACGAACGGCTTCGGATACGACCCGATCCTCCAGCCGGACGGCGAGACCCGCACCTGCGCACAGCTGTCACCGACCGAGAAGAACGCGATCAGCCACCGGGGCAAGGCGTTCCGGGGGTTGGTGCCGGTGGTGCGGGAGCTGCTGGGCTGA
- the bcp gene encoding thioredoxin-dependent thiol peroxidase: MSERLQPGDVAPAFTLPDADGNEVSLSDHQGRKVIVYFYPAALTPGCTKQACDFTDNLDLLAGAGYDVIGISPDSPEKLGRFRDKESLKVTLLADPEKTALDAYGAFGEKKNYGKTYLGVIRSTIVVDEQGKVEHAFYNVRATGHVAKIIKDLGI, from the coding sequence ATGAGCGAGCGACTCCAGCCCGGGGACGTGGCCCCCGCCTTCACCCTCCCCGACGCCGACGGCAACGAGGTGTCCCTGTCGGACCACCAGGGCCGCAAGGTCATCGTGTACTTCTACCCGGCGGCCCTGACCCCCGGTTGCACCAAGCAGGCCTGCGACTTCACCGACAACCTCGACCTCCTGGCCGGCGCCGGCTACGACGTCATCGGGATCTCCCCGGACAGCCCCGAGAAGCTGGGCAGGTTCCGCGACAAGGAGTCCCTCAAGGTCACCCTCCTGGCCGACCCCGAGAAGACCGCCCTCGACGCGTACGGCGCCTTCGGGGAGAAGAAGAACTACGGCAAGACCTACCTGGGCGTCATCCGCTCCACGATCGTGGTCGACGAGCAGGGCAAGGTCGAGCACGCCTTCTACAACGTCCGTGCGACGGGCCACGTGGCCAAGATCATCAAGGACCTGGGGATCTGA
- a CDS encoding DUF3618 domain-containing protein: MADTSDTRTPAQIEADIKARRAKLAETLDEIGVRVHPKTIVGDAKAKVVANVDHTLGKAYVQVNRVVTDVRAQFVDEDGAPRLERVVPVALVVVGLVGLLALSGRRRKS; this comes from the coding sequence GTGGCGGACACGTCGGACACCAGAACCCCGGCGCAGATCGAGGCGGACATCAAGGCCCGCCGTGCGAAGCTGGCCGAGACGCTGGACGAGATCGGGGTGCGGGTGCACCCGAAGACCATCGTCGGAGACGCCAAGGCGAAGGTCGTCGCCAACGTCGACCACACCCTCGGCAAGGCATACGTCCAGGTCAACCGGGTCGTGACGGACGTCAGGGCGCAATTCGTGGACGAGGACGGCGCGCCTCGGCTGGAGCGGGTCGTGCCGGTCGCGCTGGTCGTGGTCGGTCTGGTCGGGCTGCTGGCCCTGAGCGGTCGGCGCCGGAAGTCGTGA